One genomic window of Fusobacterium sp. FSA-380-WT-3A includes the following:
- a CDS encoding ROK family protein, protein MKKIVGIDIGGTMIKYGLLSIEGDILENGEIETEASKGIDVLFGKLCNIVSKYLKSNDILGIAVSGTGQIDGSIGKVIGGNPIIPGWIGTNLVEKLENHFNLPAVLENDVNCAALGEKWLGAGKGQDNFICVTIGTGIGGGIVLNGDIFRGSSCVAGEFGHIQIEKNGKECLCGKKGCYERYASATALVSLAKEKTGKIYNGKQIFDRERKNEPVFVEVIKEWVDYFTDGLSTITYIFNPTLIIIGGGVTKQGDYLLNKFKDSLDAKLGVNYKKNLEIKFAELGNNAGMLGAEYLLLKKIGML, encoded by the coding sequence ATGAAAAAAATAGTCGGTATTGATATTGGTGGTACAATGATAAAATATGGACTTTTATCTATTGAAGGAGATATTTTAGAAAATGGTGAAATAGAAACAGAAGCTTCTAAAGGAATTGATGTACTTTTTGGAAAATTATGTAATATTGTTTCTAAATATTTAAAATCAAATGATATCCTTGGTATAGCTGTTTCTGGTACTGGTCAAATAGATGGTAGTATTGGAAAAGTTATTGGTGGTAACCCAATTATCCCTGGATGGATAGGAACTAATCTTGTTGAAAAACTAGAAAATCACTTTAATCTTCCTGCTGTTTTAGAAAATGATGTTAACTGTGCAGCTCTTGGTGAAAAGTGGCTTGGAGCTGGAAAAGGACAAGATAATTTTATCTGTGTTACAATAGGAACTGGAATCGGTGGAGGAATTGTTTTAAATGGCGATATATTTAGGGGTTCTTCCTGTGTTGCTGGTGAATTTGGACATATTCAAATTGAAAAAAATGGTAAAGAGTGCTTATGTGGAAAAAAAGGTTGTTATGAAAGATATGCTTCAGCAACAGCTTTAGTTTCACTAGCTAAAGAAAAAACAGGTAAAATTTATAATGGAAAACAAATTTTTGATAGAGAAAGAAAAAATGAACCTGTTTTCGTCGAAGTCATAAAAGAATGGGTAGATTATTTTACTGATGGACTTAGTACTATAACTTATATTTTTAATCCAACTCTTATTATTATTGGTGGAGGAGTTACTAAACAAGGAGATTATCTTTTAAACAAATTTAAAGATAGTTTAGATGCTAAACTTGGAGTAAATTATAAGAAAAACTTAGAAATAAAATTTGCTGAACTAGGAAATAATGCTGGTATGTTAGGTGCTGAATACTTATTACTTAAGAAAATTGGAATGTTATAA